The Fulvia fulva chromosome 6, complete sequence genome includes a window with the following:
- a CDS encoding Cellulose synthase catalytic subunit [UDP-forming], which translates to MANLKPTPAVVSTVRTRTSEQEERRNAALSKAIKFAKVPLLTNVIYFAWRWITVLKYIGSASGIELTAYIGFLLVEWTFQVSGLLNALLLSGLGKTWTPQERKCIRGNDVPCVDVFLPCYGESLDIITDTINAAIRQDYPADRFRVVILDDGGSPEVRELVERMSKQHPAIQLHGGARGSEVKIHSKAANICYGMELVKTFPGGAAPYFGVLDIDMLLGPEWLRATVPFLEEDEQVALAGSPQKFYNLPKGFCLAPRFHLESDVVQRVRSQG; encoded by the exons ATGGCGAATCTCAAGCCTACACCAGCAGTTGTGTCAACTGTGAGGACACGCACTTCGGAGCAAGAGGAGCGCAGGAACGCAGCTTTGAGCAAGGCCATCAAGTTCGCGAAAGTACCACTGCTCACGAACGTGATCTACTTTGCATGGCGATGGATAACAGTACTAAAATACATTGGAAGCGCCAGTGGCATTGAGCTCACAGCCTACATAGGCTTCTTGCTCGTGGAGTGGACATTTCAAG TGAGCGGTTTGCTGAATGCGCTCCTCCTCTCTGGCCTAGGCAAGACATGGACGCCTCAAGAGCGGAAGTGCATTCGCGGCAACGATGTTCCATGTGTTGACGTCTTCCTACCCTGCTATGGCGAAAGCCTCGATATCATCACTGATACGATCAATGCCGCGATTCGACAGGACTATCCAGCCGATCGATTCCGTGTGGTCATCCTAGACGATGGAGGATCTCCAGAAGTTCGCGAATTAGTCGAGAGGATGAGCAAGCAGCATCCCGCGATCCAGCTTCACGGTGGTGCTCGGGGAAGCGAAGTCAAGATCCATTCCAAGGCCGCAAACATATGTTATGGCATGGAATTGGTCAAGACATTCCCCGGCGGCGCTGCACCGTACTTTGGTGTACTCGATATCGACATGCTCTTGGGTCCGGAGTGGCTTCGCGCGACCGTGCCTTTCCTCGAGGAAGATGAGCAGGTCGCGCTGGCTGGCTCACCGCAGAAGTTCTACAATCTACCGAAGGGCTTTTGTCTCGCTCCGCGCTTCCACCTCGA
- a CDS encoding Baeyer-Villiger monooxygenase, which produces MLSFEQPMFSRKLSFGTLVDLSEKNSLGQDAIRPRIAIVGAGITGVSTACHILDAGYECHIFEAGDEASVGGIWARVNDTSTLQIHSQFYRFHDAVSWQSDYPNRKEILGQVSSLWERYDLGSRTTFSCEVTSTYQEDDGKWVVNDPANGYFDGLVAAVGTCGEVYTPAMVGRECFKGQVLHSSELDRNAVKGKNVLIVGGGASAVEALEFACDNGAATAKVLARSERWFIPRHPTLNACLAATIGDKWGILSYILEFLLRLFFYKDLSAMAPPANFEGSLFSGTPIVNNRVFSLMRQGRASWVRGDVECFTPEGIQFSRRVGGAKKGTSGARVIEQGEVCILATGYTRPSLRFLPKSKSSAKYQKNWYLQCFPTDNPTMCATNCTWKDGIGSVGGCHIGVYTRFLLVFLLDPRTAPSEGMMKAWVGLVHILKKPCTGGALAFVTSAELFFWFLAVILLQPALWPWLSFILAGPGPDPDPRASQKAWRQAIDTAAPLVKAG; this is translated from the coding sequence ATGTTGTCGTTCGAACAGCCAATGTTTTCAAGGAAGTTGTCGTTTGGAACGCTTGTCGACCTGAGCGAGAAGAACAGTCTGGGACAAGATGCAATCCGACCTCGCATTGCCATTGTCGGGGCAGGGATCACAGGCGTTTCGACAGCGTGTCACATCCTTGATGCTGGCTATGAATGCCACATTTTCGAGGCTGGTGACGAGGCTAGTGTTGGTGGTATCTGGGCAAGAGTCAACGACACCTCGACGCTCCAGATCCACTCTCAGTTCTACCGCTTCCACGACGCGGTGTCATGGCAGAGCGACTATCCAAATCGAAAGGAGATACTGGGGCAAGTCTCGAGCCTGTGGGAACGCTACGATCTCGGTTCTAGGACAACCTTCAGTTGCGAGGTTACAAGCACCTACCAGGAGGACGACGGCAAGTGGGTGGTCAATGACCCTGCCAATGGATACTTTGATGGTCTTGTAGCAGCAGTTGGTACTTGCGGAGAAGTGTACACACCGGCCATGGTGGGTCGAGAGTGCTTCAAGGGTCAAGTCCTGCATTCTTCAGAGCTTGATCGCAACGCTGTGAAGGGCAAGAATGTCCTCATCGTGGGTGGAGGCGCCAGCGCGGTAGAAGCCCTGGAGTTTGCTTGCGACAATGGCGCGGCGACGGCGAAGGTACTGGCGAGGTCAGAAAGGTGGTTTATCCCGCGACACCCTACGCTTAATGCATGCTTGGCAGCGACGATCGGCGACAAATGGGGGATTTTGTCGTACATCCTCGAATTCCTGCTTCGACTCTTCTTCTATAAAGACCTCTCGGCGATGGCGCCACCTGCGAACTTCGAGGGCAGCCTTTTCTCTGGAACGCCCATTGTCAACAACCGGGTCTTCTCTCTCATGCGGCAAGGCCGCGCCAGCTGGGTCCGAGGCGACGTCGAATGCTTCACGCCGGAGGGCATCCAATTCTCAAGACGCGTTGGCGGCGCAAAGAAGGGGACATCAGGTGCCAGAGTGATTGAGCAAGGTGAAGTTTGCATCCTAGCGACTGGCTACACACGTCCATCTCTGAGGTTTCTGCCGAAGTCGAAGTCCTCGGCCAAGTATCAGAAAAATTGGTACCTGCAGTGTTTTCCGACCGATAACCCGACGATGTGCGCGACCAATTGCACATGGAAAGATGGCATTGGCAGTGTGGGAGGCTGCCACATCGGGGTCTACACTCGTTTCCTACTTGTCTTCCTGCTCGATCCTCGAACGGCACCATCGGAAGGCATGATGAAAGCATGGGTCGGTCTGGTGCACATACTCAAGAAGCCATGCACAGGCGGCGCGTTGGCCTTTGTCACTTCTGCGGAACTCTTTTTCTGGTTCCTGGCAGTCATACTCCTCCAGCCCGCGCTTTGGCCGTGGTTGAGCTTCATACTGGCAGGCCCAGGACCAGATCCAGATCCCAGGGCCTCGCAAAAGGCTTGGAGACAGGCGATAGATACCGCGGCGCCTCTAGTCAAGGCTGGATAA
- a CDS encoding Epoxide hydrolase 3 yields MASFLTTLSELLAAGVGLSYGLGFLIFALGWAVRQKEYWSAPSNDQKVRLRQASRHLWSLSEEVAGPAKHNFLQLPDGPQLHYLTPLRPSSSVNKLIVLLHGFPDSAFLFKRQLNSALADEAQLVALDLPGCGGSDSLASYEPDQMLNTIASAIVLLKQQYLKGTPGSYCLLVGHDWGGVIAYRIAAETEQLVDRVVTINAPYMAYTASVLRSHVSNARTLLSQLCFGEAMRELNPVMSQIRKSGYTYMLTLPLPLARRMPQLAACLVKFVQRMEHGHHGEPSPDEVAMRLAMAYGPSSLEQETASSSSSSSSYGSSVFARSQTQPPGDWDQKVLLYSAGLLLGQWTPSFAGHRVSQDVPGGLAHFKCPVDIIFGMQDVALDSRAVVDGIESCFVPGSGSISRLPDCGHWSIIQDGGADALELKLQSVLQDN; encoded by the exons ATGGCGTCTTTTTTAACGACGTTAAGCGAGCTTCTCGCCGCTGGAGTCGGGCTGTCGTATGGTCTTGGGTTCCTCATCTTTGCACTCGGGTGGGCCGTCAGGCAGAAAGAGTATTGGTCGGCGCCGTCCAACGATCAGAAAGTTCGGCTACGTCAGGCATCGCGACATCTCTGGTCCCTTTCTGAAGAGGTTGCAGGGCCCGCAAAGCACAACTTCCTTCAGTTGCCTGACGGACCGCAGCTGCACTACTTGACACCTTTACGGCCTTCTTCGAGTGTCAACAAGCTCATTGTGCTCCT GCATGGATTTCCAGACTCGGCCTTTCTGTTCAAACGACAGCTCAATTCAGCTCTGGCAGATGAGGCTCAACTCGTAGCGTTGGATCTCCCTGGTTGTGGAGGAAGCGATAGTCTGGCCTCGTACGAACCGGATCAAATGCTGAACACGATAGCCAGCGCCATCGTTCTCTTGAAGCAGCAGTACCTGAAAGGTACACCAGGGTCGTATTGCCTTCTAGTGGGACATGATTGGGGAGGCGTCATTGCATACCGTATCGCGGCGGAGACTGAACAGCTTGTGGATCGTGTTGTTACCATCAATGCGCCGTACATGGCGTACACCGCCAGTGTTCTGAGGTCGCACGTGTCGAACGCCAGAACCTTGCTCTCGCAGTTGTGTTTCGGCGAGGCAATGCGCGAGTTGAACCCTGTCATGTCGCAGATTCGCAAGTCTGGCTACACGTACATGTTGACGCTGCCACTCCCGCTCGCCAGGAGAATGCCTCAgctagctgcttgcttggTCAAGTTTGTGCAACGCATGGAGCATGGGCATCACGGCGAGCCGAGTCCAGACGAGGTCGCCATGCGTCTTGCTATGGCATATGGTCCAAGTTCTCTTGAACAGGAGACGGCCAGTAGCTCCAGCTCCAGCTCCAGCTATGGTTCATCTGTTTTTGCCCGGTCACAGACCCAGCCGCCGGGTGACTGGGACCAGAAGGTATTGTTATATTCTGCTGGCCTCTTGTTAGGGCAGTGGACGCCATCATTTGCTGGTCATCGAGTATCCCAAGATGTCCCTGGTGGACTGGCGCACTTCAAGTGCCCTGTCGATATCATTTTTGGCATGCAGGATGTCGCCCTGGACTCGAGGGCTGTGGTGGATGGAATTGAAAGCTGTTTCGTGCCTGGATCGGGTAGCATATCGCGATTGCCTGATTGTGGACATTGGTCTATTATACAGGATGGTGGTGCGGATGCTTTGGAACTGAAGCTCCAGTCGGTCTTGCAAGATAATTAA
- a CDS encoding Mitochondrial import inner membrane translocase subunit tim22: MSFPGMGPPGADRPGASLEEQQQQQMIKLMQTTMESCPAKTVMSGGMGFALGGVFGLFMASMRYDTPLGQGLPGGVGASSANMTKIPMREQLRMGFKDMGRSSYSSAKNFGYIGAIFAGSECVIEGFRAKNDLANGVAAGCFTGAFLAKSAGPQAMAFGCAGFAAFSAAIDAYMKMPSEDRAADPII, from the exons ATGTCATTCCCAGGCATGGGCCCGCCTGGCGCTGATCGTCCCGGCGCAAGCCTCGAGGAGCAGCAACAACAGCAAATGATCAAGCTG ATGCAAACCACGATGGAATCGTGCCCCGCGAAAACAGTCATGTCCGGCGGCATGGGCTTCGCCCTCGGCGGTGTCTTTGGCCTCTTCATGGCCTCCATGCGCTACGATACACCCCTCGGCCAAGGCCTCCCCGGCGGCGTTGGCGCTTCCTCAGCCAACATGACCAAAATTCCGATGCGCGAGCAGCTCAGGATGGGCTTTAAAGATATGGGACGTTCGTCGTATTCATCTGCGAAGAACTTTGGCTACATTGGAGCCATTTTTGCTGGGAGTGAGTGTGTTATTGAAGGCTTCAGGGCGAAGAACGATCTCGCGAATGGCGTCGCAGCGGGATGCTTTACGGGTGCTTTTCTGGCGAAGAGCGCAGGACCACAGGCTATGGCGTTTGGATGTGCGGGGTTTGCAGCATTTTCGGCCGCGATTGATGCGTATATGAAGATGCCGAGCGAGGATCGGGCGGCAGATCCTATCATTTGA
- a CDS encoding Cyclin CCL1, which translates to MSTAGRLSEDDIYRTSTQYRLWSFSPEQLAAQRRKTHELALTRAHQHASQTADRPQNGTSQPEYLTEREELRLVHRYCELIQTTADHLKWPSNIKPVAVQYLKRFYLSNSCMTYPPKEIYKTMLFLASKTEAYHLTVTKFAQSISADPEAILAPEYKIMQALRFTLDVRQPFRGLKGVLMELLNMAEGLVATVKGVEQRSERDVQEALKQLKPPPQDCRTPWKAPPDGTMGKKHFIDRIQASYATAKTLCDGPASLTDAYFLYTPSQILLAALHIADSPLAEFYLDTKLPLTLDSRPKILATIQACAALLASYNPKDSMGKEERAALEKKLDLCRDPTTKDLIKAHAAMKRNGAEDGKVDEHDAKRRKLEREKREKEDPFGPSLGNGKV; encoded by the coding sequence ATGAGCACAGCAGGACGGCTGTCCGAAGACGACATCTACCGCACCTCCACTCAATACCGACTGTGGTCCTTTTCGCCAGAACAACTCGCCGCACAACGCCGAAAGACCCACGAACTCGCCCTCACACGAGCGCATCAACATGCCAGCCAAACGGCTGATCGTCCACAGAATGGAACATCCCAACCGGAATACCTGACAGAACGAGAAGAGCTACGACTAGTACACCGATACTGCGAACTCATCCAAACCACCGCCGACCACCTGAAATGGCCCTCCAACATCAAGCCCGTCGCGGTGCAATACCTCAAACGCTTCTACCTCTCCAACTCATGCATGACATACCCACCCAAGGAGATATACAAGACGATGCTCTTCCTCGCCAGCAAGACCGAAGCATACCACCTCACAGTCACAAAGTTCGCCCAGAGCATCAGTGCGGATCCTGAAGCCATCCTCGCGCCAGAGTATAAGATCATGCAAGCACTGCGCTTCACCCTGGATGTGCGACAACCATTTCGAGGTCTTAAGGGTGTCCTCATGGAGTTGTTGAACATGGCAGAAGGGCTAGTGGCCACTGTCAAAGGCGTGGAACAGCGAAGTGAGAGGGATGTCCAGGAAGCATTGAAGCAATTGAAGCCTCCACCGCAGGACTGCAGGACGCCGTGGAAAGCACCACCAGACGGCACAATGGGAAAGAAACACTTCATCGACCGTATCCAGGCGTCCTACGCGACAGCAAAGACACTCTGCGACGGCCCCGCAAGTCTTACCGATGCATACTTCCTCTACACACCCTCACAAATCCTCCTCGCAGCTCTCCACATCGCAGACTCTCCCCTAGCCGAGTTCTACCTGGACACAAAACTCCCTCTAACCCTCGACTCCCGCCCCAAGATCCTCGCAACGATCCAAGCATGTGCAGCATTACTAGCATCCTACAATCCGAAGGATAGCATGGGCAAGGAAGAACGCGCCGCACTGGAGAAGAAGCTGGATCTGTGTCGAGACCCTACGACCAAGGATCTGATCAAGGCGCATGCGGCGATGAAGAGGAATGGGGCGGAGGACGGAAAGGTGGATGAGCACGATGCCAAGCGTAGAAAGCTGGAGCGAGAGAAGAGGGAGAAGGAGGATCCGTTTGGGCCGAGTTTGGGGAATGGGAAGGTTTAG
- a CDS encoding DNA repair protein RAD16 produces MARPRRSATGGKENSESTVAGPSQTSKRSTRSSRFATPKSKASSTIPNSTDIESDSEDEIAVVQPTAASRRVVKGVALPHIDAMARSSFVKPEPKGNSPIDSSVSSVTNTSRDTSAEFETPGTTPATSIRGATVSITKRKRSTLGTKVYQIEDSEEEDDEKIALRLQEEEYAQAGADPQPATKRIKTAIADSEDEESELSEPGSVESLDSIPTMRSRGRPAAVKKEPAKSSAFKGKGKTLASSSKKATPTRKASANARKSLSTKLKIEDSDDEAEALGGSDREDDFVVENSESEAVSTGVSDTESDIPLAAVRAAAAPTPAPRGIVRRRGRGKATVRGCGRRFGNITAQQARQINADIEETVAMAFLTRKERERKKLEKAHPEIKTMWKTLEDIDIIKPVPAVQPDSINRKLKPFQLEGLNWMVRQEKSSYKGGLLGDEMGMGKTIQAVSLIMSDHPQKDPTLVVVPPVALMQWSSEITDYTDGKLNVLVYHGQNNKVKKMSVKELKKYDVIMISYNSLESLYRKETKGWSRGEDIIKEDSPIHAIHFHRLILDEAHSIKTRTTGVAKACFALNGTYKWCLSGTPVQNRIGEFFSLLRFLEVRPFADYFCKRCPCSMLHWELDDDHTCKSCKHTGMEHVSVFNQELLNPLTQSEEPEDRTAAMDKLHMITARIMLRRVKRDHVSSMELPPKEVILHQEFFGDVERDFSQSIMSTTTRKFDTYVARGVMLNNYANIFGLIMQMRQVANHPDLLLKRTAEEGQNVLVCNICDEVAEEAVRSQCKHDFCRQCVKSYVQSVEDEGGEADCPRCHIPLSIDFDQPEIEQDEDNVKKSSIINRINMKDWTSSSKIEMLVYDLYKLRSKKQTLKSIVFSQFTSMLQLIEWRLRRAGFNTVMLDGSMTPIQRQRSIEHFMNTPECEVFLVSLKAGGVALNLTEASRVYIVDPWWNPAAEWQSADRCHRIGQKRPCVITRLCIEDSVESRMVMLQEKKANMINGTINNDKTSMEKLTPEDMQFLFRGT; encoded by the exons ATGGCGAGACCTAGGCGTTCTGCCACAGGAGGCAAGGAAAACT CCGAGAGCACAGTGGCCGGACCATCACAAACATCGAAGCGATCCACCCGCTCGAGCCGATTTGCCACCCCAAAGAGCAAGGCCTCTTCGACCATCCCAAACAGCACCGACATCGAGAGCGATTCAGAAGACGAGATTGCAGTCGTTCAGCCAACAGCAGCATCGAGGCGAGTCGTTAAGGGCGTCGCTCTGCCACACATAGATGCGATGGCTCGATCGTCGTTCGTCAAACCCGAGCCAAAGGGCAACTCTCCCATAGACTCTTCGGTTTCCTCTGTCACCAACACATCCCGTGACACTTCAGCCGAGTTCGAAACACCCGGCACTACACCTGCCACATCCATCAGAGGAGCGACAGTGTCTATCACCAAGCGAAAGCGATCAACCCTTGGCACGAAGGTCTACCAGATTGAAGATTCGGAAGAGGAGGACGACGAGAAGATTGCATTACGTCTGCAAGAGGAGGAGTATGCACAGGCCGGAGCAGACCCGCAGCCAGCTACGAAGCGCATCAAGACCGCTATTGCTGATTCAGAGGACGAAGAGAGCGAGCTTAGCGAGCCCGGATCTGTGGAGTCCCTCGACTCGATACCAACCATGCGCTCTCGTGGACGACCCGCTGCTGTCAAGAAAGAGCCGGCAAAATCTTCTGCTTTCAAGGGCAAAGGCAAGACGCTTGCTTCGTCTAGCAAGAAGGCTACACCGACTCGGAAAGCAAGCGCTAATGCCCGCAAGTCACTGAGTACAAAGTTGAAGATCGAAGACAGCGATGATGAGGCTGAGGCTCTCGGTGGAAGCGACCGTGAAGACGACTTTGTGGTGGAAAACTCTGAGTCCGAGGCGGTATCGACTGGTGTTAGTGACACTGAGTCTGATATCCCGCTTGCCGCTGTCAGAGCTGCTGCTGCACCAACTCCTGCCCCTCGCGGTATCGTTCGACGACGCGGTCGTGGTAAGGCCACAGTACGCGGATGTGGTCGCCGCTTTGGAAATATTACCGCACAGCAAGCTCGCCAAATCAACGCGGACATCGAGGAGACAGTCGCAATGGCTTTCTTGACTCGGAAGGAGCGAGAGCGGAAGAAGCTGGAAAAGGCTCACCCAGAGATCAAGACCATGTGGAAGACGCTCGAAGACATTGACATCATCAAGCCGGTCCCAGCTGTGCAACCTGACAGCATCAATCGAAAGCTGAAGCCGTTCCAGCTCGAAGGTCTCAACTGGATGGTTCGACAGGAGAAGTCGTCGTACAAAGGCGGTCTACTCGGTGACGAGATGGGCATGGGCAAGACGATTCAAGCTGTGTCGCTGATCATGTCTGACCATCCACAAAAGGATCCCACGCTGGTCGTGGTGCCTCCCGTCGCACTCATGCAGTGGTCCTCGGAGATCACCGACTACACTGATGGCAAGCTCAATGTCTTGGTCTACCATGGTCAGAACAACAAGGTCAAGAAGATGTCTGTCAAGGAGCTGAAGAAGTACGATGTCATCATGATATCGTACAACAGTCTCGAGTCGCTCTACCGCAAGGAGACTAAAGGCTGGTCGCGTGGTGAGGACATCATCAAAGAAGACTCACCCATCCACGCAATTCACTTCCACCGGCTGATCCTGGACGAGGCTCACAGTATCAAGACCCGCACGACTGGTGTTGCCAAGGCTTGCTTTGCTCTCAACGGCACTTACAAGTGGTGTCTTTCCGGTACTCCTGTTCAAAATCGCATTGGAGAGTTCTTCTCATTGTTGCGTTTCCTCGAAGTTCGGCCATTCGCGGACTACTTCTGCAAGCGTTGTCCATGCTCGATGCTCCACTGGGAGCTCGACGATGACCACACCTGCAAGTCGTGTAAGCACACGGGCATGGAGCACGTTTCGGTGTTCAATCAAGAATTGCTCAACCCTCTCACACAGTCCGAGGAACCAGAAGATCGCACAGCCGCCATGGACAAGCTGCACATGATCACTGCCCGTATCATGCTTCGCCGCGTGAAGCGCGACCATGTCAGCTCAATGGAATTGCCACCAAAGGAAGTCATTCTCCACCAGGAGTTCTTTGGCGACGTCGAGCGTGATTTCTCCCAGAGCATCATGTCCACTACAACACGCAAGTTCGACACTTATGTTGCTCGTGGTGTGATGCTGAACAACTATGCCAATATTTTTGGTCTTATCATGCAGATGCGCCAGGTCGCCAACCATCCTGATCTGCTGCTCAAGAGGACTGCTGAAGAGGGCCAGAACGTCCTGGTTTGTAACATCTGCGACGAGGTGGCTGAGGAGGCCGTCCGATCACAGTGCAAACACGACTTCTGCCGCCAGTGCGTGAAGAGCTATGTTCAGTCTGTCGAGGACGAAGGTGGCGAGGCCGACTGCCCGCGCTGCCATATTCCGCTGTCCATCGATTTCGACCAGCCAGAAATTGAGCAGGATGAGGACAATGTCAAGAAGTCATCGATCATCAATCGCATCAATATGAAGGACTGGACTTCGTCAAGCAAGATCGAGATGCTGGTTTACGACCTCTACAAGCTGCGCTCAAAGAAGCAGACTCTCAAGTCCATCGTCTTCTCGCAGTTCACCTCCATGCTGCAGCTCATCGAATGGCGTCTTCGCCGCGCCGGCTTCAACACTGTCATGCTTGATGGATCCATGACGCCTATTCAGCGTCAGAGGAGTATTGAGCATTTCATGAATACTCCCGAATGCGAGGTGTTCCTCGTCTCGCTCAAGGCTGGTGGTGTCGCACTCAACTTGACTGAAGCCTCCAGGGTGTACATCGTTGACCCTTGGTGGAACCCTGCAGCCGAGTGGCAGTCCGCCGACCGCTGTCATCGTATCGGACAGAAGCGGCCCTGTGTCATTACTCGATTGTGCATTGAGGATTCTGTCGAGTCGAGAATGGTCATGTTGCAGGAGAAGAAGGCGAACATGATCAACGGCACGATCAACAATGACAAGACTTCGATGGAGAAGCTCACACCGGAGGACATGCAGTTCTTGTTCCGTGGCACTTAG
- a CDS encoding Lanosterol synthase: protein MAVKERKPPAASNGHANRHANGNGKAQEATTSSGTDLTRWRMRDDRGRHTWHYLQSDEEVKAWPMTTADKWYLGLGTGLPDLPKAQTPLQAAENGLKFYSKLQLEPGNWGCEYGGPMFLIPGFVITLYVIDKPLTRPEQTEMIRYVFNMQNVGDKNHGDGGWGLHTEADSSVFGTAMNYTALRLLGVPADHPRMLKARHCLHNLGGALYGPHWSKFWLSVLGVMSWDVVNPVPPELWLLPDWTPISPWKWWIHMRMVFLPMSFVWSKRWTYPQADSDPLIRELRKELFVEPYEEIVFASHRNSISASDNFHPKTWVLNLINWLLVFIWIPFLRGPALIKKAEEWVWQILQMEDANTDHACLAPVNAPMNTLCCYIEEGLDAESVAKHRERLHDYMWVSDKGMMVNGTNGVQNWDTAFTIQAVTETGLATKPENHNTLVKALEFLEDQQILEHAVGYEGSSIYQDPPTRHSGPEAGYRHARRGAWGFSNRTQGYTVSDCTAEALKAILQLQTMPDPSSPQNKLFPSLINDRRIKWAVDILLTMQNDVGACSSYEPRRGSQKLEVLNAAEVFGRIMVEYDYPECTTACVTTLQLFREKYPGYRTDEIDVFIKRAVDWIRTDQRVDGSWYGSWAICFTYAGMFALESLATQGETYENSERVRRACKFFLDRQEQDGGWGESYRSCETATWCRHPDGSQVVQTAWALIGLLEARYPHREPLERAIKLLMHRQQPNGEWLQEGIEGVFNKSCTISYPNYKFIFPIKALGMYSRRFGEVQENRTS from the exons ATGGCTGTGAAGGAGCGCAAACCTCCCGCGGCCTCCAATGGCCATGCGAACCGCCACGCCAACGGCAATGGCAAGGCACAAGAGGCCACTACATCATCTGGGACGGATCTGACGCGTTGGCGGATGCGAGACGATAGAGGTCGACATACATGGCACTATCTGCAGTCCGACGAAGAAGTCAAGGCTTGGCCGATGACCACCGCCGACAAGTGGTATCTAGGCCTGGGCACG GGACTACCAGATCTTCCAAAGGCACAAACACCGCTTCAAGCTGCAGAGAATGGCCTCAAGTTCTACTCCAAGTTGCAGCTTGAACCAGGGAACTGGGGTTGCGAGTATGGCGGTCCAATGTTCCTCATTCCCGGCTTTGTAATTACCCTGTATGTCATCGACAAGCCTTTGACGCGACCGGAGCAAACAGAGATGATTCGCTATGTATTCAACATGCAGAACGTTGGCGACAAAAACCATGGCGATGGCGGGTGGGGACTTCACACGGAAGCTGATTCATCAGTCTTCGGCACTGCTATGAACTACACAGCACTGCGATTACTAGGCGTTCCTGCAGATCACCCTCGCATGCTCAAAGCTCGACACTGCTTGCACAACCTTGGAGGTGCACTGTACGGGCCTCATTGGAGTAAGTTCTGGTTGTCAGTTCTGGGAGTTATGTCATGGGATGTCGTCAACCCTGTGCCCCCTGAGTTATGGCTATTGCCCGACTGGACACCAATATCTCCATGGAAGTGGTGGATCCACATGCGCATGGTCTTTCTGCCCATGAGCTTTGTCTGGTCGAAAAGGTGGACATATCCCCAAGCAGATTCTGATCCGTTGATCCGAGAACTTCGGAAGGAACTGTTCGTGGAGCCGTATGAAGAGATCGTGTTTGCCAGTCATCGTAATTCAATCAGTGCGTCAGACAACTTTCACCCCAAAACATGGGTGTTGAATCTGATCAACTGGCTCTTGGTCTTCATCTGGATTCCTTTCCTGCGAGGCCCTGCGCTGATCAAAAAAGCGGAAGAATGGGTCTGGCAGATCCTACAGATGGAAGATGCCAATACCGACCATGCTTGCCTTGCTCCAGTCAATGCTCCAATGAACACTCTGTGCTGCTACATCGAAGAAGGACTTGATGCCGAGTCTGTTGCGAAGCATCGCGAACGCCTACACGACTACATGTGGGTCTCAGACAAGGGCATGATGGTCAATGGCACCAATGGCGTGCAGAATTGGGACACAGCTTTCACCATACAAGCAGTCACAGAGACGGGCTTAGCGACCAAGCCTGAGAACCACAACACGCTGGTCAAGGCTCTGGAGTTCCTGGAGGATCAGCAGATCTTGGAGCATGCGGTCGGCTACGAGGGATCAAGCATTTACCAGGATCCACCTACAAGGCATTCAGGGCCTGAGGCGGGTTATCGCCACGCGCGACGAGGTGCATGGGGGTTCAGTAACCGCACGCAGGGCTATACTGTCTCCGATTGCACCGCAGAAGCACTCAAAGCTATTCTGCAGCTGCAAACAATGCCCGATCCGAGCAGCCCACAGAATAAGTTATTCCCGAGCTTGATCAACGACCGAAGGATCAAATGGGCAGTCGATATCCTATTGACCATGCAGAACGATGTGGGTGCCTGCAGTTCGTACGAGCCCCGGAGAGGTAGCCAGAAATTGGAAGTCCTAAATGCAGCAGAGGTCTTTGGTCGGATCATGGTTGAGTACGACTACCCGGAGTGCACGACCGCTTGTGTCACAACACTTCAGCTCTTCCGCGAGAAGTACCCCGGCTACCGGACTGACGAGATTGACGTGTTCATCAAGCGCGCAGTAGACTGGATCCGGACGGACCAACGAGTCGACGGCTCTTGGTATGGCAGCTGGGCTATCTGCTTCACCTATGCCGGCATGTTCGCTCTCGAGAGTCTTGCCACTCAAGGTGAGACATACGAGAACAGTGAGCGAGTGAGAAGGGCGTGCAAGTTCTTCCTTGACAGGCAGGAACAGGATGGCGGCTGGGGCGAATCGTATCGGAGCTGTGAGACTGCTACCTGGTGTCGCCATCCGGATGGGTCACAAGTTGTACAGACTGCCTGG GCCCTCATCGGACTGTTAGAGGCCCGGTACCCGCACAGAGAGCCACTTGAACGCGCTATCAAGCTCCTCATGCATCGACAGCAACCCAACGGCGAGTGGCTGCAAGAGGGTATCGAGGGCGTGTTCAACAAGAGTTG CACAATCTCATATCCCAACTACAAGTTCATCTTCCCGATCAAGGCGCTGGGCATGTACAGCAGACGGTTCGGCGAAGTGCAGGAGAACAGGACCAGCTAA